In Sphingobium sp. Cam5-1, the following proteins share a genomic window:
- a CDS encoding ArsR/SmtB family transcription factor, which yields MIRPLMNLATFEKKAGEVSNLLKAMGNARRLMVLCKLVEHGEMTVGDLAQEVGLSQSALSQHLARMRDEGLVAFRRESQTLWYRIADARTEQLLASLYTIFCKE from the coding sequence ATGATCCGTCCGTTGATGAACCTCGCCACCTTCGAGAAGAAGGCGGGCGAAGTCTCGAACCTGCTGAAAGCGATGGGCAACGCCCGGCGCCTGATGGTGCTGTGCAAGCTGGTCGAACATGGCGAAATGACCGTGGGCGACCTCGCGCAAGAGGTCGGTTTGTCGCAATCCGCCCTGTCGCAGCATCTCGCCAGGATGCGGGACGAGGGGCTGGTTGCCTTTCGACGGGAGAGCCAGACGCTCTGGTATCGCATCGCCGATGCGCGGACGGAACAGTTGCTCGCCAGTCTCTACACCATCTTCTGCAAGGAATGA
- a CDS encoding rhodanese-like domain-containing protein translates to MPITTITPHDADKAVAKGATLVDIRGPDEHAREHIPGAIHVPLDRLAELPQVAGPIIFHCKSGMRTQANEAALQAAAGFTPCHILQGGLDGWRAAGLPTRLDRAQPLEIMRQVQLVAGGLVLLGVLLGFLVAPAFFGLSAFVGAGLMMAGATGWCGMAKLLQAMPWNRRALGA, encoded by the coding sequence ATGCCGATCACAACCATTACCCCTCACGACGCGGACAAAGCCGTGGCCAAGGGCGCCACGCTCGTCGATATCCGTGGACCGGACGAACATGCCCGCGAGCATATTCCGGGGGCGATCCATGTCCCACTCGATCGTCTGGCGGAACTGCCACAGGTGGCCGGGCCAATCATCTTTCACTGCAAGTCAGGTATGCGAACGCAAGCCAATGAGGCAGCCTTGCAGGCGGCGGCGGGCTTCACGCCCTGCCATATACTTCAGGGCGGTCTGGACGGCTGGCGCGCAGCGGGACTGCCGACGCGCCTCGACCGGGCACAGCCGTTGGAGATCATGCGGCAGGTGCAACTGGTGGCAGGTGGCCTCGTGCTGCTGGGCGTCCTGCTTGGCTTCCTCGTCGCTCCCGCTTTCTTCGGACTGTCGGCCTTTGTTGGCGCGGGGTTGATGATGGCAGGGGCGACCGGCTGGTGCGGCATGGCGAAGCTGTTGCAGGCGATGCCATGGAATCGCCGCGCTCTCGGCGCGTAG